The following are encoded together in the Bos taurus isolate L1 Dominette 01449 registration number 42190680 breed Hereford chromosome 10, ARS-UCD2.0, whole genome shotgun sequence genome:
- the FLRT2 gene encoding leucine-rich repeat transmembrane protein FLRT2, with protein MGLQTTQGPGQRAFFLKSWLLISLGLSSQVSKFLACPSVCRCDRNFVYCNERSLTSVPLGIPEGVTVLYLHNNQINNAGFPAELHNVQSVHTVYLYGNQLDEFPMNLPKNVRVLHLQENNIQTISRAALAQLLKLEELHLDDNSISTVGVEDGAFREALSLKLLFLSKNHLSSVPVGLPVDLQELRVDENRIAVISDMAFQNLTSLERLIVDGNLLTNKGIAEGTFGHLTKLKEFSIVRNSLSRPPPDLPGTHLVRLYLQDNQINHIPLTAFSNLRKLERLDISNNQLRMLTQGVFDNLSNLKQLTARNNPWFCDCSIKWVTEWLRHIPASLNVRGFMCQGPEQVRGMAVRELNMNLLSCPTTTPGLPPLTPAPSSASPVTQPTTFSAPIPSRSYTPLSPTASKPPTIPEWDGRERVTPPLSERIQLSIRFVNDTSIQVGWLSLFTVMAYKLTWVKMGHSLVGGIVQERIVSGEKQHLSLVNLEPRSTYRICLVPLDAFNYRAVEDTICSEATTHDSYVNNGSNTASSHEQTTSHSLGSPFLLAGLIGGAVIFVLVVLLSVFCWHMHRKGRYTSQKWKYNRGRRKDDYCEAGTKKDNSILEMTETSFQIVSLNNDQLLKGDFRLQPIYTPNGGINYTDCHIPNNMRYCNSSVPDLEHCHT; from the coding sequence ATGGGCCTACAGACCACACAGGGGCCCGGCCAGCGGGCTTTTTTCCTGAAATCTTGGCTTCTCATTTCCCTGGGGCTCTCCTCACAAGTGTCAAAATTCCTGGCGTGCCCTAGTGTGTGTCGCTGTGACAGGAACTTTGTCTACTGTAACGAGCGAAGCTTGACCTCAGTGCCTCTTGGGATCCCGGAGGGCGTCACTGTACTCTACCTCCATAACAACCAAATTAATAATGCTGGGTTTCCTGCAGAACTGCACAACGTCCAGTCTGTGCACACCGTCTACCTTTACGGCAACCAACTGGACGAATTCCCCATGAACCTCCCCAAGAACGTCCGCGTCCTCCACCTGCAGGAAAACAACATTCAGACCATTTCACGGGCGGCCCTGGCCCAGCTCCTGAAGCTGGAGGAGCTGCACCTGGATGATAACTCCATCTCCACCGTGGGCGTGGAAGACGGGGCCTTCCGCGAGGCCCTGAGCCTCAAGTTGCTGTTCCTGTCCAAGAACCACCTCAGCAGTGTGCCAGTGGGCCTCCCTGTGGACCTGCAGGAGCTGCGTGTGGATGAGAACCGCATCGCTGTCATCTCAGACATGGCCTTCCAGAACCTCACGAGCTTGGAGCGTCTGATCGTGGATGGGAACCTCCTGACCAACAAGGGCATCGCCGAGGGCACCTTCGGCCACCTCACCAAGCTCAAGGAATTCTCCATCGTCCGGAACTCGCTCTCCCGCCCGCCTCCTGACCTCCCGGGTACACACCTGGTCAGGCTCTACCTGCAGGACAACCAGATCAACCACATCCCTTTGACAGCCTTCTCCAACCTCCGGAAGCTGGAACGGCTGGACATCTCCAACAACCAGCTGCGCATGTTGACTCAAGGGGTCTTCGACAACCTCTCCAACCTGAAGCAGCTCACCGCTCGGAACAACCCTTGGTTTTGTGACTGCAGCATTAAATGGGTCACGGAGTGGCTCAGACACATCCCTGCCTCGCTCAACGTACGAGGTTTCATGTGCCAAGGTCCCGAGCAAGTCAGGGGCATGGCCGTGCGGGAGCTGaatatgaatctgttgtcttgcCCCACCACAACCCCTGGCctgcctcccctcaccccagccccgaGTTCAGCTTCTCCCGTGACTCAGCCCACCACATTCTCCGCCCCGATCCCCAGCAGAAGCTACACACCCCTGAGTCCCACAGCATCCAAGCCCCCCACGATTCCCGAATGGGACGGCAGAGAAAGGGTGACCCCGCCGCTTTCTGAACGGATCCAACTCTCCATCCGTTTCGTGAATGATACCTCCATCCAAGTCGGCTGGCTCTCTCTCTTCACTGTGATGGCTTACAAGCTCACGTGGGTGAAAATGGGCCACAGTTTGGTGGGGGGCATCGTTCAGGAACGCATCGTCAGCGGCGAGAAGCAGCATCTGAGCCTGGTAAATCTGGAGCCCAGATCCACCTATCGGATTTGTTTAGTGCCCCTGGATGCGTTTAACTACCGAGCTGTAGAAGACACCATTTGTTCGGAGGCCACCACCCATGACTCCTATGTGAACAATGGCAGCAACACGGCTTCCAGCCACGAACAGACGACTTCCCACAGCTTGGGCTCCCCTTTTCTGCTGGCGGGCCTGATCGGGGGCGCCGTGATATTCGTGCTTGTGGTCCTGCTCAGTGTCTTTTGCTGGCACATGCACAGAAAGGGGCGCTACACCTCCCAGAAGTGGAAATACAACCGAGGCAGGCGGAAAGATGACTACTGTGAGGCGGGCACGAAGAAGGACAATTCCATCCTGGAGATGACAGAGACCAGTTTCCAGATCGTCTCCTTAAATAACGATCAGCTCCTTAAAGGAGATTTCAGACTGCAGCCCATTTACACCCCAAATGGGGGCATTAATTACACAGACTGCCATATCCCCAACAACATGCGATACTGCAACAGCAGCGTGCCAGACCTGGAGCACTGCCATACGTGA